The Clostridium botulinum genome includes a region encoding these proteins:
- a CDS encoding helix-turn-helix domain-containing protein yields MGIVDKGIYILQIEDECIGFLNMDFIKNFDLKPNEVEFVKNLIPLQIDKGIDDWMILRLDDIAEQFNIPKPTVSRYMQKLKQTNILVQEDFRSPLWKFNPNIVHYEIR; encoded by the coding sequence ATGGGCATTGTAGATAAAGGTATTTATATACTACAAATAGAGGATGAATGTATTGGGTTTTTAAATATGGATTTTATAAAAAATTTTGATTTAAAACCAAACGAAGTGGAATTTGTTAAAAATTTAATACCTTTACAAATTGATAAAGGCATCGATGATTGGATGATTTTGAGACTTGATGACATTGCAGAGCAATTTAATATTCCCAAGCCAACAGTATCACGATATATGCAAAAGCTTAAACAAACTAATATCTTAGTACAAGAAGATTTTAGAAGTCCATTATGGAAATTTAACCCCAATATAGTGCATTATGAAATTAGATAA
- a CDS encoding phage tail domain-containing protein, which translates to MFLSEQFEYNGISSDTMGVSCISVDTSGMKESPFGIKRNIQEEQINGRDIPYFNGFEKECLTFKMTIGKINEDDLEWTFEERKKIAEWLYTDYYAPLLSLDNPEVIYYCTPIDDGSRFDNGLFHGYITVTMKCNAPYPFSPTYIEQYNHKQAISDIIEINNLSNISKYYYPEIQVHSEDTSFKLVNLTNGGEELIFNNIDKGETIYINNQMKQIESDKKDFKGNKVYRLSNFNKNWFKLVKGINRIKVVGDVDVIFRCSYPITI; encoded by the coding sequence ATGTTTTTATCGGAACAATTTGAATACAACGGAATAAGTTCTGATACTATGGGAGTTAGTTGTATATCAGTGGATACAAGTGGAATGAAAGAAAGCCCCTTTGGAATTAAAAGAAATATACAAGAAGAGCAGATTAATGGAAGAGATATACCTTACTTTAATGGTTTTGAAAAAGAATGTTTAACTTTTAAAATGACTATAGGTAAGATAAATGAAGATGACTTAGAGTGGACTTTTGAAGAAAGAAAGAAGATAGCTGAATGGTTATATACTGATTATTATGCACCTCTTTTATCATTAGATAATCCAGAAGTAATATATTATTGTACTCCCATAGATGACGGTTCAAGATTTGATAATGGATTATTTCATGGATATATAACTGTTACTATGAAATGTAATGCTCCGTATCCATTCTCACCTACATATATTGAACAATATAATCATAAACAAGCCATAAGTGATATTATAGAAATCAATAATTTAAGCAATATATCTAAATATTATTATCCTGAGATCCAAGTACATAGTGAAGATACAAGTTTTAAACTAGTAAATTTAACTAATGGTGGTGAAGAACTTATCTTTAACAATATAGACAAAGGAGAAACTATATACATTAATAATCAAATGAAACAAATAGAGTCTGATAAGAAAGATTTCAAAGGTAATAAAGTATATAGATTGTCTAACTTTAATAAAAATTGGTTTAAGTTAGT
- a CDS encoding phage tail tape measure protein, protein MAETYGIQLGVEFNFEEAKQNLNKIINDLQKDCKLNIKLENVNFDKIINDYKNLQRQLQSNGIKLNTNGLEEIDKVSNRIAQANDSSRKIIYNQERERLRTITDTQKKIEQIITGSNETIAQQQGRMNRLNGQQYEQIWLRALKEKEQKAIQSEERIAQAEQKRIQKLGQERGFASSGMFSDDTYIKAQIQSIYGADASIKNYKRSLDSAGNSQIKMTVATQSTNNKIKEYGVTIDRNTQKIYQNSEAIKVNNKHIASAFERMGNSIKQAVSMAVTMGSMYKEVQKCYEAVQVLISLDQQMVQVREITGMTQQQTDKLMQSYSKMSVNLATTLTDMSKLTVELTRQGLAIDETNKRMQIFSKFNKVINGDINQSTELMTAGINSLQVDAQELSDVLVKVGAVSGTSAQEVGAIIQKSGAMAKEGKISLQELATMGAIVSEKTRESGKVLPS, encoded by the coding sequence ATGGCTGAAACATATGGTATTCAATTAGGCGTAGAGTTTAATTTTGAAGAAGCAAAACAAAATTTGAACAAAATAATTAATGACTTACAAAAAGATTGTAAATTAAACATTAAATTAGAAAATGTTAATTTTGATAAGATTATAAATGATTATAAAAATTTACAAAGACAATTACAATCTAACGGAATTAAGTTAAATACAAATGGCCTTGAAGAAATAGATAAAGTATCTAATAGAATTGCACAGGCTAATGATTCATCTAGAAAAATAATTTATAATCAAGAACGAGAAAGATTAAGAACCATAACTGATACGCAAAAGAAAATAGAACAAATAATAACTGGTAGTAACGAAACTATAGCTCAGCAACAAGGTAGAATGAATAGATTAAATGGCCAACAGTATGAACAAATTTGGCTTAGAGCATTAAAAGAGAAGGAACAAAAGGCTATACAATCTGAAGAAAGAATAGCACAAGCTGAACAGAAGAGAATACAAAAACTAGGACAAGAAAGAGGATTTGCTTCTAGTGGAATGTTTAGTGATGATACTTATATAAAAGCACAAATTCAATCTATATATGGAGCAGATGCTTCAATTAAAAATTATAAGCGTTCTTTAGATAGTGCGGGAAATTCACAGATAAAAATGACTGTAGCAACTCAAAGTACTAATAATAAGATAAAAGAATATGGAGTAACCATAGACAGAAATACTCAAAAGATATACCAAAATAGTGAAGCCATAAAAGTAAATAACAAGCATATAGCTAGTGCATTTGAAAGAATGGGTAATAGCATTAAACAAGCAGTTTCTATGGCTGTAACCATGGGGTCAATGTATAAAGAAGTTCAAAAGTGTTATGAAGCTGTACAAGTGTTAATATCGTTAGATCAACAAATGGTTCAAGTACGAGAAATAACTGGAATGACACAACAGCAAACAGATAAATTAATGCAGTCATACTCTAAAATGAGTGTAAATTTAGCTACTACATTAACAGATATGTCTAAATTAACAGTTGAACTAACAAGGCAAGGGTTAGCTATAGATGAAACAAACAAAAGAATGCAGATTTTCAGTAAGTTTAATAAAGTTATTAATGGAGACATAAACCAATCAACTGAATTAATGACGGCAGGTATTAACTCATTACAAGTGGATGCACAAGAACTTTCGGATGTATTGGTAAAAGTAGGAGCCGTGTCTGGTACAAGTGCCCAAGAAGTAGGAGCTATAATTCAGAAATCTGGTGCAATGGCTAAAGAAGGAAAAATTTCATTACAGGAATTAGCAACAATGGGTGCAATAGTTTCAGAAAAAACAAGAGAAAGTGGTAAAGTTTTGCCGTCTTAG
- a CDS encoding SHOCT domain-containing protein, with the protein MCNNNIKPKEPDLNGNSGCFGGIIGSIISVIFLFCDTVNNKIFHFFYYDLGVSDSMWKLIAIMLIVFPIIIMPIIFKSVYKIMFKEKNEKEINMYKMQLRNYAEKEKNEEIKNQKYISENKISHDAMEVNCVNPFNNIILKAWIDNNNLCFAGINYMDNIKRFEIPKKSINSFLRQGDVYNEVKISGGNIEGGGSSISGAIIGGAMAGGAGAIIGSRKKIKSEEINSENIRIDKRQTILEYMENEEYKHLFFDSYAYDILIKLIPEKEIEFVKQRNKNINNFNQTNNDVYKNIRELSKLKNEGILSNEEFLEKKKELLNML; encoded by the coding sequence ATGTGTAATAATAATATAAAACCCAAAGAACCAGATTTGAATGGAAATTCAGGTTGCTTTGGAGGTATTATCGGAAGTATTATATCTGTAATTTTTTTATTTTGTGATACTGTTAACAATAAAATTTTTCACTTTTTTTACTATGACCTTGGTGTTAGTGATTCAATGTGGAAATTAATAGCTATAATGTTAATCGTATTTCCTATTATTATAATGCCAATTATATTTAAAAGCGTATATAAGATTATGTTTAAAGAAAAAAATGAAAAGGAAATAAATATGTATAAAATGCAACTAAGAAACTATGCAGAAAAAGAAAAAAATGAAGAAATTAAAAATCAAAAATATATAAGTGAAAACAAAATATCACATGATGCAATGGAGGTTAATTGTGTAAATCCATTTAATAATATAATTCTAAAGGCTTGGATCGATAATAACAATTTATGTTTTGCTGGTATAAATTATATGGATAATATAAAACGTTTTGAAATTCCTAAAAAAAGTATAAATTCTTTTTTAAGACAAGGCGATGTCTATAATGAAGTTAAGATTTCTGGAGGGAATATAGAAGGTGGCGGAAGTTCTATATCAGGTGCAATTATAGGTGGAGCAATGGCAGGCGGAGCAGGAGCTATCATTGGAAGTCGTAAGAAAATAAAAAGTGAAGAAATCAACTCAGAAAATATAAGAATCGATAAAAGACAAACTATACTTGAATATATGGAGAACGAAGAGTATAAACATTTGTTCTTTGACAGTTATGCTTATGACATTTTAATAAAACTAATACCAGAAAAAGAAATTGAATTTGTAAAACAAAGGAATAAAAATATTAATAATTTTAATCAGACCAATAATGATGTGTATAAAAATATTAGAGAATTATCTAAGTTAAAAAATGAAGGTATATTAAGTAATGAAGAATTTTTAGAAAAGAAAAAAGAGTTGTTAAATATGCTATAA